A DNA window from Bacteroides cellulosilyticus contains the following coding sequences:
- the pelA gene encoding pectate lyase translates to MKKICLCCLALLCLTNVFAQENVNYKEKKPYKTWVKMAPKLDDEFFKTTEAIRIGDNVLLYQQTTGGWPKNIYMPAELTEQEREDVLASKDDVNESTIDNDATSTEIEYLSRLYLATNTEKYKNAALDGIRYILKAQYPNGGWPQFWPRPKGYYTHITYNDNAMVNVMELLRQVYEKKAPYIYVPDSICDRARTAFDKGVECILKTQVILNGKPTVWCAQHDEHTLAPAKARAYELPSLSGAESDNIVILLMSLPNPSKEVIACIENAIEWFKASKIEGMKKEFFTNDEGKKDFRMVPCTDCPPLWARFYTLEDNRPFVSDRDGVKKFDISEIGYERRNGYSWYNSDGLKVLKKYEQWKKKHNK, encoded by the coding sequence ATGAAAAAGATTTGCCTGTGTTGTCTGGCCTTGTTATGCCTGACAAATGTATTTGCACAAGAGAACGTAAACTACAAAGAGAAGAAGCCCTATAAAACCTGGGTGAAAATGGCTCCTAAATTGGACGATGAATTCTTTAAAACAACTGAGGCCATCCGCATTGGCGACAATGTATTGCTTTATCAACAAACCACCGGCGGTTGGCCCAAAAACATCTATATGCCTGCCGAACTGACAGAGCAAGAACGTGAAGACGTACTCGCCTCCAAGGATGATGTAAACGAAAGTACGATAGACAACGATGCAACCAGTACGGAAATCGAATACCTCTCCCGCCTGTATCTGGCCACTAATACCGAAAAGTACAAAAATGCCGCTCTGGATGGTATCCGGTATATTCTCAAAGCCCAATATCCCAACGGTGGCTGGCCGCAGTTCTGGCCCCGTCCCAAGGGTTATTATACTCATATCACTTACAACGACAATGCAATGGTAAACGTTATGGAGTTGCTGCGTCAGGTATACGAGAAGAAAGCTCCCTACATATATGTTCCCGACAGCATTTGCGACCGTGCCCGCACCGCCTTCGATAAGGGTGTGGAATGTATCCTCAAAACGCAGGTTATCCTGAACGGCAAGCCTACCGTGTGGTGTGCGCAGCATGATGAACATACCCTTGCCCCAGCCAAAGCACGTGCCTACGAACTTCCCTCACTGAGTGGCGCCGAATCGGACAACATCGTCATCCTGCTAATGTCTCTGCCTAATCCTTCAAAAGAGGTCATCGCATGTATAGAGAACGCAATCGAATGGTTCAAAGCATCAAAGATTGAAGGGATGAAAAAAGAGTTCTTCACGAATGATGAAGGCAAGAAGGACTTCCGTATGGTTCCGTGTACGGATTGCCCTCCCCTGTGGGCACGCTTCTATACTTTAGAAGACAATCGTCCGTTCGTTAGCGATCGTGATGGGGTGAAGAAGTTCGATATTTCCGAAATCGGATATGAGCGCCGCAACGGATACAGTTGGTATAATAGTGACGGGCTGAAAGTGCTGAAGAAGTACGAGCAGTGGAAAAAGAAACACAATAAATAA
- a CDS encoding TolC family protein, translated as MKRTILSLIAICSTSLALQAQMPQSYTLKSCLEYGLQNNYSLRITRNEEQVSKNNATLGNAGYLPTLDLSASYKGTVDNTDSKVRATGEHVKENGVFDQTMNVGLNLNWTIFDGFNITANYQRLKELERQGETNTRIAVEDLIANIAAEYYNYLQHKIRLNNFRYAVSLSKERLRIVEERYHIGNFSRLDYQQAKVDFNADSAQYMKQQELLHTSRIQLNELMANEDVDQPIIVQDSLINVDGGLNFEELWNMTLQTNASLLKAYQNNTLAQLDYKKVCSRDYPYLKMNGGYGYTFNKYDIATNIQRGNLGANFGLTIGFNLFDGNRRRERNNARIAIQNARLEREQLEQALRADLSNLWQAYQNNLQMLNLERQNLVAAKENHEIAMERYMLGNLSGIEMREAQKSLLDAEERILSAEYNTKLCEISLLQISGKVTKYLE; from the coding sequence ATGAAACGTACGATTTTATCCCTCATAGCCATTTGTAGCACCTCGCTTGCATTGCAAGCGCAGATGCCGCAATCTTATACATTAAAGTCCTGCTTGGAATACGGGCTTCAAAATAACTACTCGCTGCGCATTACCCGCAACGAGGAACAAGTCAGCAAAAACAACGCCACGCTGGGAAACGCCGGTTATCTGCCGACACTTGACCTCTCTGCAAGTTATAAAGGAACCGTAGACAATACAGACAGTAAAGTGCGGGCTACCGGAGAACATGTCAAAGAGAATGGTGTATTCGATCAGACCATGAACGTGGGGCTTAATCTGAACTGGACTATCTTCGACGGCTTCAACATCACCGCCAACTACCAACGTCTGAAAGAGTTGGAAAGACAAGGTGAAACCAATACCCGTATCGCCGTAGAAGACCTGATAGCCAACATCGCTGCCGAATATTACAACTATCTGCAACATAAGATCCGTCTGAATAATTTCCGCTATGCCGTATCTTTGTCCAAAGAGCGTTTGCGTATCGTGGAAGAGCGTTATCACATCGGTAACTTCTCCCGTCTGGATTACCAACAGGCAAAGGTAGACTTCAATGCAGACAGTGCCCAGTATATGAAACAGCAAGAGTTGCTGCATACCTCCCGTATCCAACTGAACGAACTGATGGCGAACGAAGATGTAGACCAGCCCATCATCGTTCAGGACAGTCTGATCAACGTAGACGGTGGACTAAACTTTGAAGAGCTTTGGAACATGACTCTGCAAACCAACGCTTCTCTGTTGAAAGCCTATCAAAACAACACGCTTGCCCAGCTGGATTACAAAAAGGTTTGTTCCCGCGACTATCCTTATCTGAAGATGAACGGTGGTTATGGCTATACCTTCAACAAATACGATATCGCCACTAACATCCAACGCGGTAATCTTGGTGCCAACTTCGGCCTGACTATCGGCTTCAACCTATTCGATGGAAACCGTCGCCGGGAACGCAACAATGCACGTATTGCCATTCAGAATGCCCGCCTGGAACGCGAACAACTGGAACAAGCCTTACGTGCAGACCTGAGCAACTTATGGCAAGCTTACCAAAACAATCTGCAAATGCTGAACCTGGAACGCCAGAACCTTGTAGCTGCTAAAGAAAACCATGAAATTGCCATGGAGCGTTATATGCTGGGAAACCTTTCAGGTATCGAAATGCGTGAAGCACAGAAGAGCCTTTTAGATGCAGAAGAAAGAATTCTTTCAGCAGAGTACAACACTAAATTATGCGAAATTTCTTTGTTGCAAATCAGTGGAAAAGTAACAAAATACCTGGAATAA
- a CDS encoding efflux RND transporter permease subunit produces MNISELSIRRPVLSTVLTLIILLFGLIGYSYLGVREYPSVDNPIISVSCSYPGANADVIENQITEPLEQNINGIPGIRSLSSVSQQGSSRITVEFELSVDLETAANDVRDKVSRAQRYLPRDCDPPTVSKADADAMPILMVALQSDKRSLLELSEIADLTVKEQLQTIADVSGVSIWGEKRYSMRLWLDPIKMSGYGITPIDVKNAVDKENVELPSGSIEGNTVELTIRTLGLMHTAEEFNNLILREDNNRIVRFSDIGRAELGPADIKSYMKMNGVPMVGIVVVPQPGANHIKIADAVYERMEQMKKDLPDDVRYSYGFDNTKFIRASINEVKETVYVAFILVIIIIFLFLRDWRVTLVPCIVIPVSLIGAFFVMYLAGFSINVLSMLAVVLAVGLVVDDAIVMTENIYVRIERGMPPKEAGIEGAKEIFFAVISTTITLVAVFFPIVFMDGMTGRLFREFSIVVSGSVIISSFAALTFTPMLATKLLVKQEKKNWFYIKTEPFFEGMNRIYSRSLEIFLRKRWLAMPLVLGTLIIIVYLWNAIPAEMAPLEDRSQISINVRGAEGVTYEYIRDYTEDINQLVDSILPDAESVTARVSSGSGNVRITLKDMKERDYTQMEVAEKISQAVQKKTKARSFVQQSSSFGGRRGGMPVQYVLQATNIEKLQEVLPIFMAKVYENPVFQMADVNLKFSKPEARININRDKASIMGVSTRNIAQTLQYGLSGQRMGYFYMNGKQYEILGEINRQQRNKPSDLKGIYIRSDKGEMVQLDNLIELTGGIAPPQLYRYNRFVSATISAGLADGKTIGQGLDEMDKIAKETLDETFRTALTGDSKEYRESSSSLMFAFVLAILLIYLILAAQFESFKDPLIIMLTVPLAIAGALVFMYFNDITMNIFSQIGIIMLIGLVAKNGILIVEFANQKQEAGEDKMEAIKDASLQRLRPILMTSASTILGLIPLAFASGEGCNQRIAMGTAVVGGMLVSTFLTMYIVPAIYSYVSTNRSKLKKS; encoded by the coding sequence ATGAACATATCCGAACTCAGCATACGGCGCCCGGTACTCTCCACAGTGCTTACCCTTATCATCCTGCTTTTTGGACTGATCGGGTACAGCTATCTCGGCGTCCGCGAATATCCGTCAGTGGACAATCCCATCATTTCGGTATCCTGCTCCTACCCGGGTGCAAATGCCGATGTTATCGAAAACCAGATTACCGAGCCATTGGAGCAAAACATCAATGGTATTCCGGGAATCCGTTCCTTGTCCAGCGTCAGCCAGCAAGGTTCATCCCGTATTACGGTAGAATTTGAACTCTCCGTAGACCTGGAAACGGCTGCAAACGACGTGCGTGATAAAGTTTCACGCGCCCAACGTTATTTGCCTCGCGACTGTGACCCTCCTACCGTATCAAAAGCAGATGCGGACGCCATGCCTATACTGATGGTAGCATTGCAAAGCGACAAACGTTCCTTGCTGGAATTGAGCGAGATTGCAGACCTCACCGTCAAAGAGCAATTGCAGACCATTGCAGACGTAAGTGGTGTCAGTATCTGGGGGGAAAAGCGTTATTCCATGCGCCTTTGGCTCGATCCTATCAAGATGTCGGGTTACGGCATTACCCCCATAGACGTAAAGAATGCGGTAGATAAAGAAAATGTGGAACTCCCGTCCGGAAGTATCGAAGGTAATACGGTGGAACTTACCATCCGTACATTGGGATTGATGCACACGGCAGAAGAATTCAATAATCTTATCCTGCGGGAAGACAACAACCGCATTGTCCGTTTCAGTGATATCGGACGGGCGGAACTGGGTCCTGCGGACATCAAGAGCTACATGAAAATGAATGGCGTACCAATGGTAGGTATTGTTGTGGTACCTCAACCGGGCGCCAACCACATCAAGATTGCCGATGCCGTTTACGAACGCATGGAACAGATGAAGAAAGACCTTCCGGATGATGTGCGATACTCTTATGGTTTCGACAATACCAAGTTTATCCGCGCCTCTATCAATGAGGTAAAGGAAACGGTATACGTGGCATTCATTCTCGTCATCATCATCATCTTCCTCTTCCTGCGCGACTGGCGTGTAACGCTGGTGCCCTGTATCGTGATCCCCGTTTCGCTTATCGGAGCATTCTTTGTGATGTATCTGGCAGGATTCTCTATCAATGTGCTTTCCATGCTGGCGGTAGTGCTGGCAGTAGGCCTGGTGGTGGATGACGCCATTGTAATGACGGAAAACATCTATGTCCGCATTGAACGCGGAATGCCGCCGAAAGAGGCCGGCATCGAGGGCGCCAAGGAAATTTTCTTTGCTGTAATCTCTACCACCATCACGCTGGTAGCCGTGTTCTTCCCTATCGTATTTATGGACGGAATGACGGGACGGCTTTTCCGCGAATTCAGCATCGTGGTATCCGGTTCGGTGATCATTTCCTCCTTTGCCGCATTGACCTTCACTCCGATGCTTGCCACCAAGTTGTTAGTGAAACAAGAAAAGAAAAACTGGTTCTATATAAAAACCGAACCATTCTTTGAAGGAATGAACCGCATCTACAGCCGGTCATTGGAAATTTTTCTCCGTAAACGCTGGCTGGCCATGCCACTTGTATTAGGAACATTAATCATTATCGTATATCTGTGGAATGCCATCCCTGCCGAAATGGCACCATTGGAAGATCGCTCGCAAATCAGTATCAACGTGCGTGGTGCGGAGGGTGTGACTTACGAATACATACGGGATTATACGGAAGACATCAACCAGTTGGTAGATTCCATTCTGCCGGATGCAGAATCGGTAACGGCACGCGTGTCAAGTGGTAGCGGTAACGTGCGTATCACATTGAAAGACATGAAAGAGCGTGACTACACACAGATGGAAGTAGCCGAAAAGATTTCGCAGGCTGTACAGAAAAAGACCAAGGCGCGTTCGTTCGTACAGCAATCGTCCTCTTTCGGTGGACGACGCGGTGGTATGCCGGTTCAATATGTATTGCAGGCTACCAACATTGAGAAATTACAAGAGGTGTTGCCGATATTTATGGCGAAGGTTTATGAAAATCCGGTTTTCCAGATGGCCGACGTGAACCTGAAATTCAGCAAGCCGGAAGCCCGCATCAATATCAATCGCGACAAGGCAAGTATCATGGGAGTAAGCACACGCAATATCGCGCAAACGCTTCAATACGGATTGAGCGGTCAGCGTATGGGTTATTTCTATATGAACGGAAAGCAATACGAAATATTGGGTGAAATCAACCGCCAGCAACGCAACAAGCCTTCCGACCTGAAAGGCATCTATATTCGTAGTGATAAAGGTGAAATGGTGCAGTTGGACAACCTGATTGAACTGACCGGCGGTATCGCCCCTCCGCAATTGTACCGTTACAACCGTTTCGTTTCCGCCACTATTTCTGCCGGACTTGCTGATGGGAAAACCATCGGACAAGGATTGGACGAGATGGATAAGATTGCCAAAGAAACATTGGATGAGACATTCCGTACCGCACTGACGGGAGACTCCAAAGAGTACAGGGAAAGTTCTTCCAGTCTGATGTTTGCCTTTGTATTGGCAATTCTGCTGATCTACCTGATTCTGGCAGCGCAGTTCGAGAGTTTCAAAGATCCGTTGATTATCATGCTTACCGTGCCTTTGGCTATTGCCGGAGCCTTGGTATTCATGTACTTCAACGATATTACGATGAATATATTCAGTCAGATTGGCATCATCATGCTGATTGGTCTGGTGGCAAAGAACGGTATCCTTATTGTAGAGTTTGCCAACCAGAAACAGGAAGCCGGAGAAGATAAAATGGAAGCCATCAAGGATGCATCCCTGCAACGTCTGCGCCCCATCCTAATGACGAGTGCTTCTACCATTCTCGGACTAATACCGTTGGCATTCGCTTCGGGTGAAGGTTGTAACCAGCGCATTGCCATGGGTACAGCCGTAGTGGGCGGTATGTTGGTATCCACATTCCTCACTATGTATATCGTACCTGCCATATATAGTTATGTATCCACTAACAGAAGTAAGTTAAAGAAATCATGA
- a CDS encoding efflux RND transporter periplasmic adaptor subunit, with the protein MNKKVKWGIIIFIGAGLIGWGIYSQLPKENKELAAADKVMSSNRNGKKALNVNAKIIKPQLLKDEIKISGSLLPDEEVDLSFETSGKIIEINFEEGSQVKKGQLLAKVNDRPLQAQLQRLVAQLKLAEDRVFRQNALLERDAVSKEAYEQVKTELATLNADIDLIEANIAQTELRAPFDGVIGLRQVSVGTYASPTTIVAKLTKISPLKVEFSVPERYANDVKIGAGVNFGLEGKLETFHAKVYARESRMDQNTHTLTLRALYPNASGNVMPGRYADIRLSKNEIHDALAVPSEAIVPEMGKDKIFLYKSGKAQPVEIQTGIRTEAETQVLQGLQTGDTIIISGTLQLRTGLPVTLDNIY; encoded by the coding sequence ATGAATAAAAAAGTTAAATGGGGCATTATCATTTTCATTGGTGCCGGACTGATAGGTTGGGGTATTTATTCCCAGCTTCCTAAAGAGAATAAAGAATTGGCAGCTGCCGACAAAGTTATGAGCAGTAACCGCAATGGCAAAAAAGCATTAAATGTAAACGCAAAGATCATAAAGCCACAGCTGCTCAAAGATGAAATCAAAATCAGCGGTAGCCTGTTACCTGATGAAGAAGTGGATCTTTCTTTCGAAACCTCAGGTAAAATCATAGAAATCAATTTTGAGGAAGGCAGCCAGGTTAAAAAAGGTCAACTGCTGGCTAAAGTGAACGACCGGCCTTTACAGGCACAGTTGCAGCGTCTTGTTGCCCAACTGAAACTGGCAGAAGACCGCGTATTTCGCCAGAATGCATTATTGGAGCGGGATGCAGTCAGTAAGGAAGCCTACGAGCAGGTAAAAACTGAACTGGCAACCCTGAATGCAGACATAGACCTGATAGAAGCTAACATTGCACAAACCGAGCTTCGTGCCCCGTTCGACGGTGTAATCGGTCTGCGTCAGGTCAGTGTCGGAACCTATGCTTCCCCCACTACTATCGTTGCCAAACTCACAAAAATATCTCCGCTGAAAGTAGAATTTTCCGTTCCCGAACGTTATGCCAATGACGTTAAAATCGGTGCAGGAGTAAACTTCGGACTTGAGGGTAAACTTGAAACCTTCCATGCCAAAGTGTACGCACGTGAATCGAGAATGGATCAAAACACCCATACATTGACATTGCGTGCCCTCTACCCCAATGCCAGCGGTAATGTAATGCCCGGACGCTATGCGGATATCCGTTTAAGTAAAAATGAAATCCATGATGCCCTTGCCGTTCCATCCGAAGCTATCGTTCCGGAAATGGGTAAGGACAAGATTTTCCTTTATAAATCGGGAAAAGCCCAGCCTGTAGAAATACAAACTGGCATACGTACAGAAGCTGAAACCCAAGTATTGCAGGGTTTGCAGACCGGAGATACAATTATAATTTCCGGAACATTGCAGCTCCGCACAGGACTACCCGTAACATTGGATAACATCTATTAA
- the rsgA gene encoding ribosome small subunit-dependent GTPase A: MRGLVIKNTGSWYLVKTDEGKCVECKIKGNFRLKGIRSTNPVAVGDYVQIILNPEGTAFISEIEDRKNYIIRRASNLSKQSHILAANLDQSMLIVTVNYPETSTTFIDRFLASAEAYRVPVKIIFNKIDAYNEEELHYMNSLINLYTTIGYPCFKVSAKTGEGIELIQEELKGRVTLFSGHSGVGKSTLINAILPEQDVKTGEISTYHNKGMHTTTFSEMFPVPGDGYIIDTPGIKGFGTFDMEEEEIGHYFPEIFKLSADCRYGNCTHRHEPGCAVRKAVEEHYISESRYASYLNMLEDKEEGKYRAAY; the protein is encoded by the coding sequence TTGAGGGGACTGGTAATAAAAAATACAGGTAGTTGGTATTTGGTAAAAACCGACGAAGGTAAATGTGTGGAGTGCAAAATCAAGGGTAACTTCCGGTTAAAAGGCATTCGCAGTACCAACCCGGTAGCTGTGGGAGACTATGTCCAAATCATTCTGAATCCGGAAGGAACTGCTTTCATCAGTGAAATAGAAGACCGGAAAAATTACATTATCCGTCGTGCTTCCAATCTCTCCAAGCAATCGCATATTCTCGCTGCAAACCTTGACCAAAGCATGCTTATCGTAACGGTCAACTATCCGGAAACATCCACCACCTTTATCGACCGTTTTCTGGCTTCTGCCGAAGCATACCGTGTTCCGGTAAAAATCATCTTCAATAAAATAGACGCATACAATGAAGAGGAACTTCATTATATGAACAGCCTCATCAATCTCTATACCACTATCGGTTATCCCTGCTTCAAAGTCTCCGCCAAAACCGGTGAAGGCATTGAACTCATTCAGGAAGAACTTAAAGGGCGGGTAACACTTTTCTCCGGTCATTCCGGTGTAGGAAAATCAACGCTCATCAACGCAATATTGCCTGAACAGGACGTAAAAACGGGTGAGATTTCCACCTACCACAACAAAGGAATGCACACCACTACGTTCTCTGAGATGTTTCCCGTTCCGGGAGACGGATATATCATTGACACACCAGGCATCAAAGGTTTCGGAACATTCGATATGGAAGAGGAGGAAATAGGACACTACTTTCCGGAGATATTTAAGCTCTCCGCCGATTGCCGTTACGGTAACTGTACGCATCGCCACGAACCGGGGTGTGCTGTACGAAAAGCCGTGGAGGAGCACTACATCAGCGAATCACGTTATGCCTCATACCTTAACATGTTGGAAGACAAAGAGGAAGGTAAATACAGAGCGGCGTATTAA
- the frr gene encoding ribosome recycling factor, whose protein sequence is MREVKEILDEAQEKMDMAVMYLEEALAHIRAGKADVRLLDGIRVDSYGSMVPINNVAAVNTPDARSIVIKPWDKSMFKVIEKAIIDSSLGIMPENNGEIIRIGIPPLTEERRKQLAKQCKGEGETAKVSVRNARRDAIDGLKKSVKDGLAEDAQKGGEEKLQKIHDKYIKQIDDMLAAKDKEIMTV, encoded by the coding sequence ATGAGAGAAGTAAAAGAAATCTTAGATGAAGCGCAAGAAAAAATGGATATGGCCGTCATGTATCTGGAAGAAGCATTGGCTCACATCCGCGCCGGAAAAGCAGACGTTCGTTTGCTGGACGGTATCCGTGTGGATTCCTATGGAAGCATGGTTCCCATCAATAACGTAGCTGCCGTAAATACTCCGGATGCCCGTAGTATAGTCATCAAGCCCTGGGACAAAAGCATGTTCAAGGTGATTGAGAAAGCCATCATCGACTCCAGCCTTGGCATCATGCCGGAAAATAACGGTGAAATCATCCGTATCGGCATTCCACCGCTGACCGAAGAACGTCGTAAACAACTTGCCAAACAATGTAAAGGTGAAGGCGAAACTGCCAAAGTGAGCGTACGTAATGCCCGCCGTGATGCAATCGATGGCCTGAAAAAGTCTGTTAAAGACGGCCTGGCAGAAGATGCACAAAAGGGAGGTGAAGAGAAATTGCAGAAGATTCACGATAAATACATCAAGCAAATTGATGATATGCTGGCTGCAAAGGACAAAGAAATCATGACCGTATAA